In Caulobacter segnis ATCC 21756, the sequence CATGGCGATGGCGAGGCGGCTTTCGGTCACCGTGTCCATGGCGGCGGACACGAGCGGTATGTTCAGACTGATTTCACGCGTGAACCGGGTCTCGGTCGTCACCTGAGTGGGCATGACGTCGGACGGGCCGGGTTCGAGCAAAACGTCGTCGAAGGTGAGCCCTTCGCGAATCTCCATCGGAGTCTCCATTTTGCGGCGCGGATATAGCCGTGAGGCCGACCGTTGTCGACCCGGAGTCGGCGCGAAATGGAGAGGAATTTTTCTAGACGGGCGCCAGGCGGCGGCGACCAAGACGGCCGACGCCGCTCATCCGCCTAGACGGGCTTGGCTCCGGGGGTCCCGCACTTGGCGAACTTGCCCTTGGCGTCCTTGCACTTGGTCGGCTTGGTGGGCGCGGCGGCGGCCGGACACTTGACGAACTTGCCCTTGGCGTCGCGGCACGGCGCGGCGGCGTAGGCGGCGCTGGCGCTCGACAGGGCGACGGCGAACGCGAGAGCGAGACGGAGGATCTTGGACATAGCGGGTCTCTCGTAAGCGCGGATGCTCCGCAAGGGCCCGCGCGGGCGAGCCGCGCGAGGCCAGCAATGAGAAACACAGATTTTCAAGAAAATTCAGCGACTTGAAGATGATCGCCCCCGCCGCGACAACCCCTGCGTCAGTCGGCGAGGCTGCCCAGGCTTGAGCGACCGGACTTTGACACCACCGCAAGCGCGTCGCCCGTGCGGATGATCTCATCGGACGACGGGCTTTCGATCACGGCTCCGTCGGCGCGTTCGATCCTAACCACCAGCACGCCGCCGCTCCGCCGTTCGAGTTCCCCAACGGTGGCCTTGCGAGCGCCGAGGTTCGGGGGCGCGGTGATCACGCGCAGGTCAAGGCCCAGCTTGGCCAGCCCCTCGTCCGTGCCGTCGCCCTTGGGCTCTTCTCCGCGCAGGAAATTCACGAGCCGCGGATACAGGATCATCTCGGCGATACGCTCGGCGCCGATATGGGCCGGCATCACCACGCGATCGGCGCCGGCCTGCACCAGCTTGCGTTCGGTGGTGGGGCGCTCGCCGCGGGCGATGATCTCGAGCTTGGGATTGAGGCTGCGGGCCGACAGCGTGATGAAGACGTTGGCGGCGTCGTCGGGGAGCACCGTGGCCAGCACCTTGGCGCGTTCGACATGCAGCATCCGCAACACGTCCTCGTCGGTGGCGTCGGCATGACGGCAGAGATAGCCGAGCGCCCTCGCCTCCTGGCAGCGCGCCTCGTCGCGCTCGGCGATCACGAAGGTCTCGCCGACCGACGCCAGCTCTCCGGCCAGCATGAGTCCGATGCGCCCAAAGCCGCAGATGATGGTGTGGCCGTCCAGCCGGTCGATGTCGCGTTCCACGCGCTTTCCAAAGAACTGTTCGAGTTGAGACTGGGTGAGCGCCTGCACCAGCGAGCCGGTGACGATGATGACGCCCGTGCACCCGAACACCATCGTGGCCATGGTGACGCCGTGCAAGTAGTGGCTGTCGATCGGCCGGACTTCGCCATAGCCGACCGTGAAGATGGTCAAGGTGACCATGTACAGCGCGTCGCCGAACGACCATCCGTCCGCCATATAGGCGACGATCGCGCAGGCGGCGACGAACAATACGAAGGCGATAGAGATCGCCAGGTTCCTGAAGGGCCTGGCGACCAATCCTCCGATGACGCCCCCCTGGTCGCTCACCGCCCCTTGAACCCCGTCGCGACGAGGAAGACCTCCGAACTGTCCTGCCGGCTGGCCTTGGGCTTGAAATGCTGGACCTTGGTGAAATGGCGCTTGAGCTTGCCGATGACCTCGGCCGTCTCGCCGCCTTGGAACGCCTTGGCGACGAAGGCGCCGCCGGGCTTGAGCACATCCACGGCGAACTCGGCGGCGATCTCGATCAGACCGACGATCCGCAGGTGGTCGGTCTCGCGATGGCCCACGGTGTTAGGCGCCATGTCGGACATGACCAGATCCGGCTCGCCGCCCAGAATCTCCATCAGCTTCTCGGGCGCGCCGTCGGCCGTGAAGTCCATCTCCAGGATGTGGGCCGGCGCGACAGGATCGACCGGCAGGAGGTCGATGCCCGCAAGATCGGTAACCCCGCGCTCGACCGCGATTTGCAGCCAGCCGCCTGGGGCGCAACCCAGGTCGATGACCCTCGCGCCCTTGCGGAAGAAGTGAAACTTTTCGTCGATCTCGCTGATCTTGAACGCGGCCCGGCTGCGATAGCCCAGGGCCCGCGCCTTGGCCGAGAACGGATCGTTGATCTGCCGCTCCAGCCAGGCCTGCTGGCTAGGCGTGCGGCCGTAGGCGGTCTTCAGGCGCGCCGGCTTGCCGCGCCCGCCCTCGGAGCCGCCCGTGGGCGGCTTCACCATGCGGCGACGGGGAGGATCTTCGCTCATGCGGACACCGGCTTCTTGGATGCGCCACCGCGACGGCGCCGGCGCGGGCGCTTCTGCTGGTCGGACATCAGGGACATCAGAAGCCCCTCTCTAAGCCCTCGATCGGCGACACGCACGCGCGAACATGGCCAGAGCTCCTGCACCGCCTGAAGGATCGCCGCGCCAGCCAGCACCAGATCGGCGCGATCGGCCCCGATGCACGGTTCCTGCGCTCGCTCGGCCGACGTCAAAGATAGAAGGCGAGCGGCAGCCACATCGCAGTCGTCGCGCCGCATCCACAGTCCGTCGACGACGTTACGATCGTAGCGCGGCAGTCCAAGATGCAGACCCGCCAGGCTGGTGATCGCCCCTGAGGTTCCGACCAGATGCGCCCGCCCTTCCGCGAAGATCGGGCGCATCGGCTCAGCGTGCGGAAAGCCTTCGATGCGTGCTTTGACGTCGTCGACCATGGCGCGGAACCAGGCCTCCGTGGCGACTTCGCCTTCCGGGAAGCGCTCCGCCAGCGTGACCACGCCGACCGGGATCGACAGCCACGCCTTTATAGGCAACTTCCAGGCGGCGAACTGGCGAGGCCTGGCGTCGAGACCGCCGCCTTTCAGATCCACCCAGGACAGCTCGGTCGAACCGCCGCCGACGTCGACAACCAGCGCCGCGTCCTGCTCGCGATCGAACAGGCTCATGCAGCCGGCGACGGAGAGTTGAGCTTCCTCCCGAGGGCTGATGATTTGAAGCTTCAGTCCGGTCTCTTCGTGAACGCGCCGCACGAAGTCAGGACCATTGGTCGCGCCGCGGCAAGCCTGGGTGGCCACCGCCTTGACCCGCACCGCCTTGCGGCGGCGGATCTTCTCGGCGCACACTTTCAGGGCCGCCAGCGAGCGATCCATGGCCGCCTCGGAGAGCATGCCGCTCTGCGACAGTCCCTCTCCCAGCCGAACGATGCGGGAATAGGCCTCAACAACGCGGAATCCTCGCGGTGAGGGTGTGGCCACCAGGAGGCGGCAGTTGTTGGTCCCCAGATCGAGCGCCGCGTAGCACGACGACTCTTCCGGCGACCGCCGACGCCGCCCTGACGGGGCGCCGGGCGCGCGCGGCGCCTCCGACATGGTTCAAACCACCTGTCTCGCAGGCGTCGCGAACGGTTGCGACGCCTCACTTCGACTCGACCATAGCACGTGGCTCGTCCTTCGGAAGGGCGTCGCCTTGTCTTCAGGGTTCGGAAGCTCCTACGTTCAGCTTTCAGTCAGGTAGCCGTGCTATTCTCCAAACCATGAATTCGAGACTCGCCAAATTTGCGATCGGACAGGTCGTCAGGCACCGCATCTTCCCGTTCCGGGGCGTGGTGTTCGACGTCGACCCTGTGTTCGCCAATACGGAAGAGTGGTGGGAGTCGATTCCTGAAGAGATCCGCCCCACCAAGGATCAGCCGTTCTATCACCTGCTGGCCGAGAACGAGGACAACAGCTACGTCGCTTACGTGTCCGAGCAGAACCTGCTGCCCGACGACAGCGGCGAGCCGGTCGGCCACCCGCAAACGGCGGTGATCTTCGAGTCCTTCGACCACGGCCAATACAAGCTTCGGCCTCGAATCTCGCACTAGGCGGCAAACCTATCCGCCCAATCGCGCTATTTGCGCAAACTCCGAACAGCTTTTGCGAAAATCGGGGCGTAGCGTCGTCGAATGAGCGGAGAAGGCATCAGTAGCGCGCCCCCGCCGGGAGCGAACCAGGATTGGACGATCGATCAGGGCTGGGAAGCCTATTCCCAGGCCGACCATGACGTCTGGATCACGTTGTACGAACGCCAGACCCAAATGCTGAATGGCCGGGCCTGCGACGAATTCCTGCGAGGTCTGGACGCGCTGGACCTTCATCGCGCGGGCATTCCCGACTTCAAACGCATCAACGAGGAGCTCCAGCGGCTGACGGGCTGGAGCGTGGTGGCCGTGCCGGGCTTGGTGCCCGACGACGTCTTCTTCGACCACCTCGCCAACCGTCGCTTCCCCGCCGGCCAGTTCATCCGCACGCCGCATGAGCTGGACTACCTGCAAGAGCCGGACATCTTCCACGATGTCTTCGGCCACGTTCCGATGCTGACCGACCCGACCTTCGCCGACTACATGCAGGCCTATGGCGAAGGGGGGCGCCGCGCCCTGGGGCTGGGACGCCTGGCCAACTTGGCGCGGCTCTACTGGTACACGGTGGAGTTCGGCCTGATGAACACGCCGGAGGGGCTCAGGATCTACGGCGCGGGCATCGTCTCGTCGCGCGCCGAGTCCATCTTCGCCCTGGACGATCCCTCCCCTAACCGGATCGGCTTCGAGTTGGAGCGGGTGATGCGCACCCTCTATCGGATCGATGACTTCCAGCAGGTCTATTTCGTGATCGACTCGATCCAGACCCTGCAGGAGGTGACGCTCCGCGACTTCGGCGCGCTCTACGAGCGCCTGTCGGGGGCCAGCGACATCGGCGTCGCCGAGATCGTCCCCGGCGACGCCATGATCACCCGCGGAACCCAGGCCTACGCCAGGGCCGGCGGTCGACTGGCCCGCGCCCCGGCTGGCTGACCTTTCAGACCGAACAGAATCCGAACGCCGGGGATCCGCCGCACGATCTCGTAGGTCGCGAAGCATCCGGCGAAGGTCGCGGCCACGAGGATCGTCCCCTCCAGCGCCTGCGGCAGGCCGAGCTTGGCCAAGTGATACGCCATCACCACGATCAGGGTCTGGTGGACCAGGTAGAACGGGAACACACCCAGCGTCAGATAGCGCAGCGCGGGGCCGCCGCGGGTCAGATGCTTGGCGCCGAAGCCTAGGATGGCGACGATCGCGCACCAAGTGTCCGTGGCGAAGACGAAGCGCATGGCCAGCTTCAACTGAGGCGATGGGACGGGCGTATCGTGACGGTAGGTCCAGACATAGACGCTCCACACAGCCCATGCAGCGACCGCCAAGACCAGCGCCGGCCAGCGCACGGCGATCAGGCGATCGCGCAGCACCTCCGACTTGGCGAGGCCAAAGCCTAGCAGGAAGGCGCTGAAGGAGACCGCGTGGACGTAGTGGTCGCCCACGAGGGCGTGGGTCTCGCCATACTTGGCGTACAGCATGGCGCGCAGCAGGCCCAGCAGCAGGATCGGCCAGACGAAGAGACCAACGCCCTTCAGCACGCGCTCCGCACCGGACTGTATGCGCTCGCCAGCCGCTCTCCAGACCAGCAGTATCAGGGCCAGCACCAGCGTGTAGAACAGCAGGTAGGCGACGAACCACATGTGGTTCCAGGTCGGGGTGGTCAAACACTCGCCGTCCGAGCCGCACCAGTGACCGGATGAGGTGACATAGCGGACCCAGAAGTTGTCGACGGAGAGCCCGCTGCCTGGGTGCGAGGCCATGTGCTCGACCACCTGGTAGTAGGACTGCGGCGGCACGATCACGAACATGGCGAAGAGCAGCGGCGGCAGCAGGCGTGCGATGCGGGCGCCGGTCAGCTTGCCGACGCTGGTCTTGTCGGCCATGAACCGCGTCGCCGCGCCCGAGACCAGAAACAATAGCGTCAGCCGCCAGGGATTGGTCAGCAGCATGAAGGGCATCAGACCCTCCACGACGTGCGGCGTCTTCACGTGCCATTCCCAGGGCACGTAGAACATGCCGGTATGGTAGAGGATCAGCAGGAAGAACGCGCCGACGCGAATCCAGTCCAGGTCGTAGCGTCGGTCGATCGAAGGGGCGGTCGTGGTCATCAGGAAAGATCCGGCGTGAAAAGCAACGCCAAGCATCTGCTCCGCGCCGTTCCGGAAGGCCAAGCGTCGGGGGATCAGCGGCCGGCGACGGGGACAACCGGAAAAGGATCCGGGACGACCGGCGGCTTTTTCGGGATGACCGGTGAAGAACGCCTGTGGCTCAGCCGCGCGTGGCTATTGGGCGCTTGTCTGATCATCTTCATATGCGTCGTCAACGTCCTGACCATCCAGCACGACGCGCCAGACCTGGGCCTCCTAAGGCCCGCGATCTGGGAGGTCAGACAGCGCCCTGGTCACATTACTTATCTTCTCAATACCGGCGGCCATGGCGTTCTGGATGGTGCGCGTCCGCCCCCGCTGGTGGATCGCCCTGCCCGCGCATTTGGCGGCGGTGTTCGCGTATTCGGTTCTCCACGTCGCGGGCTTCATCGCGTTGCGTGAACTGAGCTACGTCGTGATCCTGGACAGCCACTACAGGTTCGGTCCCCTGGCGACGGAGTTCCCTTACGAGTTCCGTAAGGACATGATGGCCTACGGCCTGGCCTCGATCATTTACTGGCTGGCCATGCAGCGTGGCGGCTACCGGCCGCCAATGGCCGAGTCCGCCCCACCCGCTGTTTTCGATATCCAAGACGGCGCCCGGCTGATCCGTGTTCCGGTGGCGGAGATCACCGCCGTCCGCTCGGCCGGCAACTATGTCGAGTTCATTCTCGCCGACGGTCGACGCCCCCTGACGCGATCCTCGCTCGGCGCGGCGCTGGAAAGCCTCGCCCACCATGGCTTTGTGAGGACCCACAAGTCGTGGATCGTCAATAAGGCCCGGGTCACGGGCCTTAAGCCCGAAGGCTCCGGCGACTACGCCGTCGAAATGGGCGAGTTGGAGGCGCCCCTCTCCCGCCGCTTTCCCGACGCCCTGGCGGCCCTGCGCGGCTAGAGCAGCAACATTCCCATGAGGATGTCGTCCTCGAAGCGGCCATCCGGTAGCCGCCCCCGCGCGACCTGCCGGCCTTCATGCTTGAAGCCCAGCCGCTCGTACAGCCGGATCGCGCCCGGATTACCCGCTCCGGCCGCAAGCTCGAGACGTAGGATTGGCGGCTGCGCGGCTTTGGCCCAGGCGATCAGAGCCTCGAACAGCTTCGAGCCGATTCCGCGCCCCTGCCGTTCTGGATGAACCGCCACCGTGAGGCTTCCCAGCACGTGTGCGAACAGCGCGACCGTCTCGCGCTTGGCGTGGATCTCACCGCAGACGAAACCGTCGGCCTCGACCGCCACAAGACAGACGTCACTCCCGATCGCGCCCTCGACATAGGCCGGCGTCACCTCCTCGGGCGCGCGCGCCAGAGCGCCGGGCGTCACGGCGGCGGCCTTGTGCAGGGCGACGATAGCCTCTCTGTCCGCCAGCGTGGCGGCGCGGATCGTGACGCTCAAGAGACCCTCTGAAACGGATAGAAGTCGCCGCCCAGATCCAAAATCTGAGTCAGCTCGTCGAGCGCCTCGCGGCTCTCGGTCAGCAGCAGCGGGTCAGCGAGGTCATTGGGCGCCAGGCGGTCGCGATAGCGGCGCTCCACCCAGGCAGCCAAGGTCGTGTGCAGACCTGGCATGAAACGCTGGGCGGGATTGGCCGCGGCCAGCTCATCCTCCGTCAGGACCACGCGCAACCGCAGGCAGGCGGGCCCGCCACCGTTGCGCATGCTCTGGCGGACATCGACGTACTCGACGCGACCGATCGGTCCGTTCGACGCCGCAAGCCCTTCGGCCACGGCGTGGGCCCGCGGGTTGTCGCGCGTCTCGACGGGCGCGAGCAGCAACAGACGATCCTCGCCCGGAACGACCAGCAGCTGCGAATTGAACAGATAGCTCGCGACGAGGTCGGCCATCGGCAAGTCGGCTTCGGAAACCTCGACGAAGGTCGGCTCGAACAGACCCTCGGCGGCCGCCCTGACTTCGCGCTCCATCAGCCCCCGATCCTCGAAGGCCCGCTCGTGGAAGAACAGGCACTCGCGCGTGCCGACGCAGACGACGTCATTGTGGAAAGCGCCGCCCGCGATCGCGGCCTTGGCCTGGCGCGGGAAGATCGAGCGCGCGGCGCCGTGACGGCGCTGGATCGCCTCGAACGCCTCGCGTGTCTGGCGGGCCGGAAACGCTCCGTTCCAATGCTCCCAGGCTTCGCGCCCCCAGACAAACAGGTTGACCCCCGGCGCGCCCTGCTTGGCGCAGAGCCGCACATGATTGGCCGCGCCCTCGTCGGCGAAATGCGGTTGGGCCGGCAGCGGGTCGTGGACGGCGAACCGTTGCTCGTCAGGGAACAGCCGCCGCAGGGCGCGGGTCGTCTGCTCGCCCTCGAGGCTGCGATGCAGGTTGGTTAGTAGATTGGCCGGCGAGAGATGAACCCGACCGTCTGCGGCGTCGGCGCTGGGCGTCACGGTGGCGGCGTTGGCGGCCCACATCGAGGAGGCCGAGCAGGCCGCGGCCGCCAGGGCTGGAGCGACCTTCCACGCGTCTTCGAGCACCACCTCGTCCGCGCCGGAAAAACCGATCGACTTCAGGAAGCCAACGGCAGGCCGCTCATGCGGTGGGAGAACGAACTGCGGCAGGCCCAGATCGTAGAGCCGGCGCATCTTCGCCAGCCCCTCCAACGCGGCCCCGCGCGGGTTCGAGACCTCACCGGCGTTGCGTGTGCTGGCGAGGTTGCCCGGGGAAAGGCCGACATAGGAGTGGGTGGGGCCGACCAGACCGTCGCAATTGGCCTCGCAGGCGGAGATCATGGGCGCAAACCCTTGATATCCTTTATTGTATTGGCGACACCCTCCGCCTCGAAACTCGCGACTGGATAGGCGCAATAGTCGGCGGCGTAGTAGGCGCTGGGCCGATGATTGCCTGAGGCGCCCAAGCCGCCGAACGGCATCGAGCCGGCCGCGCCAGTCGTCGGCCGGTTCCAGTTCACTACTCCCGCTCGAATGCGGTTGAGAAATTTGTCCCAATGCTTTGACTCATTGGAAATAAGCCCCGCCGAAAGGCCATAGCGCGTGGCGTTGGCGGCCTTCAGAGCATCGTCGAAATTGGACACCCGGCGCACCTGAAGCCACGGCGCGAACAGCTCCTCGTCGGGCGTCTCGAGACCGGTGACGTCAACTAGGCCGGGCGTGACGAACGCGCCGCTTAGTCCCTCCGCAGGTCCGAGGACCCGGATGTGATCGCCGCCCATCCTCTGGGCTGCGGCGCGAGCGGACTCGGCCGCGCGGGAGGAGATCAATGGTCCCATAAAGGGCTCGTTCTCACTGCTCCAGGGACCGATTGTCAGGCGATCGGCCATCGCCGCCGTCGCTTCGATCACGGCCTTCCCGAAAGCGCCGTCCGGCACGATCAGGCGACGGGCGCACGAGCAGCGCTGGCCGGTGGTGATATAGGCCGACTGCACGACCAGGGCCGCGACCGCCTCGGCGTCGTCGGCGTCCCAGACCACGAGAGGATTGTTGCCGCCCAGCTCCAGCGCCAGGATGACGTCGGGCCGATCGGCGAAGTGTCGACGGAAGAAGGCCCCGGCCGCCGCGGAGCCGGTGAACAGCAGGCCATCGATCTCCTGGTTGATAAGCGCCTGCCCCGTCTCGCGACCGCCTTGCACGAGGTTCACGACGCCGGCCGGAACGCCGGCCGCCTCCAACGCCTCGACCATCAGCCGTCCAGCCAGAGGCGTCTCTTCGGACGGCTTGAACACCACCGTGTCGCCAGCCAACAGCGCCGGCACGATATGACCATTGGGCAGATGGCCCGGGAAGTTGAACGGTCCCAGCACCGCCATGACGCCATGGGCTCGGTGACGGAGCACGGCGCGGCCGAATGGCATGGCGTTCTCGGTGACGCCGGTCCGCTCATCGTAGGCCTTGATCGACAGGTCCACCTTGCCGGCCATCGAGCCCAGCTCGGCCTTGGTTTCCCACAGCGCCTTACCGGTCTCGCGGCTCAAGGCCTCGGCGAAGGCGGCGGCGCGCTCGACCAGCACCTCCTTGTAGCGACGGAGAACCGCGATCCGCTCTTCGCGAGGGCGGTCGGCCCAGTCGGAAAAGGCGCGCCGAGCGGCCTGGACGGCTTGGCCGACGTCCGCCTCGGTCGCGGTCGCGCCGCGCCAGACCGCGTCCCCCGTCGCCGGGTCGGTCGAGATCAGCTCCGGACCTTGCCCGGAGCGCCACTTGCCGTCGATGAACCCGCTCATGCCTTCACCCGCACCACTTCGCCTTCGCAGACGCCGAGCGCGTCCAAAGCCTCGCGCCCGAGGATGGCCGCATCGCCGTCGATCAGCACCGGCGCCCGGATCGCCCGGAACCGCGCCACGTCGCCCGTCGAGATCAGCGCCTCTTCGCCGAATGCATCCTCGCCAAGCTTGACCCGCAGCCGCTTTGAGTCACGCACGGTGCGGATGTCGTCGCGCGGACAGGCCACGGTCGGCCCGGCGTCGAACAGGTCGACCAGCCCCTGGTAGCGGAAACCCTCGCGCTCCAGCATGGCCCGGGCCGCCTCGCCGTCGCGGTGGACACGGCCGATCACGTCACGCGCCTCCTCGGGCAAAAGCTCGGTGTAAATCGGGTGGCGCGGCGCCAGGTCCAGGATGAACTGCCCGTCGGTGGAAGCGCTCATCAGGTCGGCCTGGTCAAAGCCGAGGCGGAAGAACTTGTGCGCGACATGCTCCCAGAAGGGGCAGCGACCGTCCTCGTCGAACCAGCCGCGCAGTTCGGCCAGCACCATTTCAGCGAAGCGCTGCGGCTCGATGCCGATAAGCATGTACCGCGACTGCGCCAAGAGCCGCCCCGCCCCGCCCTTGCGCTTCTCGGGGCGCAGAAACAGCGAACCGACCTCGGACCAGCCGGCGCACTCGTTC encodes:
- the phhA gene encoding phenylalanine 4-monooxygenase, producing MSGEGISSAPPPGANQDWTIDQGWEAYSQADHDVWITLYERQTQMLNGRACDEFLRGLDALDLHRAGIPDFKRINEELQRLTGWSVVAVPGLVPDDVFFDHLANRRFPAGQFIRTPHELDYLQEPDIFHDVFGHVPMLTDPTFADYMQAYGEGGRRALGLGRLANLARLYWYTVEFGLMNTPEGLRIYGAGIVSSRAESIFALDDPSPNRIGFELERVMRTLYRIDDFQQVYFVIDSIQTLQEVTLRDFGALYERLSGASDIGVAEIVPGDAMITRGTQAYARAGGRLARAPAG
- a CDS encoding arginine N-succinyltransferase, whose protein sequence is MLVVRPAGLADFDSLMELAVLSGRGFTSLPEDEPTLRARLALSEASFQSGVAPPEAWYTLMLEDLDTGSVEGVAGVKAGVGVKRPFFSFRVVTLAQSSPTLEMRFDHKALVLVNECAGWSEVGSLFLRPEKRKGGAGRLLAQSRYMLIGIEPQRFAEMVLAELRGWFDEDGRCPFWEHVAHKFFRLGFDQADLMSASTDGQFILDLAPRHPIYTELLPEEARDVIGRVHRDGEAARAMLEREGFRYQGLVDLFDAGPTVACPRDDIRTVRDSKRLRVKLGEDAFGEEALISTGDVARFRAIRAPVLIDGDAAILGREALDALGVCEGEVVRVKA
- a CDS encoding RlmE family RNA methyltransferase codes for the protein MSEDPPRRRMVKPPTGGSEGGRGKPARLKTAYGRTPSQQAWLERQINDPFSAKARALGYRSRAAFKISEIDEKFHFFRKGARVIDLGCAPGGWLQIAVERGVTDLAGIDLLPVDPVAPAHILEMDFTADGAPEKLMEILGGEPDLVMSDMAPNTVGHRETDHLRIVGLIEIAAEFAVDVLKPGGAFVAKAFQGGETAEVIGKLKRHFTKVQHFKPKASRQDSSEVFLVATGFKGR
- the hspQ gene encoding heat shock protein HspQ; the protein is MNSRLAKFAIGQVVRHRIFPFRGVVFDVDPVFANTEEWWESIPEEIRPTKDQPFYHLLAENEDNSYVAYVSEQNLLPDDSGEPVGHPQTAVIFESFDHGQYKLRPRISH
- a CDS encoding potassium channel family protein translates to MSDQGGVIGGLVARPFRNLAISIAFVLFVAACAIVAYMADGWSFGDALYMVTLTIFTVGYGEVRPIDSHYLHGVTMATMVFGCTGVIIVTGSLVQALTQSQLEQFFGKRVERDIDRLDGHTIICGFGRIGLMLAGELASVGETFVIAERDEARCQEARALGYLCRHADATDEDVLRMLHVERAKVLATVLPDDAANVFITLSARSLNPKLEIIARGERPTTERKLVQAGADRVVMPAHIGAERIAEMILYPRLVNFLRGEEPKGDGTDEGLAKLGLDLRVITAPPNLGARKATVGELERRSGGVLVVRIERADGAVIESPSSDEIIRTGDALAVVSKSGRSSLGSLAD
- a CDS encoding N-succinylarginine dihydrolase, with the translated sequence MISACEANCDGLVGPTHSYVGLSPGNLASTRNAGEVSNPRGAALEGLAKMRRLYDLGLPQFVLPPHERPAVGFLKSIGFSGADEVVLEDAWKVAPALAAAACSASSMWAANAATVTPSADAADGRVHLSPANLLTNLHRSLEGEQTTRALRRLFPDEQRFAVHDPLPAQPHFADEGAANHVRLCAKQGAPGVNLFVWGREAWEHWNGAFPARQTREAFEAIQRRHGAARSIFPRQAKAAIAGGAFHNDVVCVGTRECLFFHERAFEDRGLMEREVRAAAEGLFEPTFVEVSEADLPMADLVASYLFNSQLLVVPGEDRLLLLAPVETRDNPRAHAVAEGLAASNGPIGRVEYVDVRQSMRNGGGPACLRLRVVLTEDELAAANPAQRFMPGLHTTLAAWVERRYRDRLAPNDLADPLLLTESREALDELTQILDLGGDFYPFQRVS
- a CDS encoding GNAT family N-acetyltransferase, with translation MSVTIRAATLADREAIVALHKAAAVTPGALARAPEEVTPAYVEGAIGSDVCLVAVEADGFVCGEIHAKRETVALFAHVLGSLTVAVHPERQGRGIGSKLFEALIAWAKAAQPPILRLELAAGAGNPGAIRLYERLGFKHEGRQVARGRLPDGRFEDDILMGMLLL
- a CDS encoding Ppx/GppA phosphatase family protein, with protein sequence MSEAPRAPGAPSGRRRRSPEESSCYAALDLGTNNCRLLVATPSPRGFRVVEAYSRIVRLGEGLSQSGMLSEAAMDRSLAALKVCAEKIRRRKAVRVKAVATQACRGATNGPDFVRRVHEETGLKLQIISPREEAQLSVAGCMSLFDREQDAALVVDVGGGSTELSWVDLKGGGLDARPRQFAAWKLPIKAWLSIPVGVVTLAERFPEGEVATEAWFRAMVDDVKARIEGFPHAEPMRPIFAEGRAHLVGTSGAITSLAGLHLGLPRYDRNVVDGLWMRRDDCDVAAARLLSLTSAERAQEPCIGADRADLVLAGAAILQAVQELWPCSRVRVADRGLREGLLMSLMSDQQKRPRRRRRGGASKKPVSA
- a CDS encoding LytTR family DNA-binding domain-containing protein encodes the protein MAFWMVRVRPRWWIALPAHLAAVFAYSVLHVAGFIALRELSYVVILDSHYRFGPLATEFPYEFRKDMMAYGLASIIYWLAMQRGGYRPPMAESAPPAVFDIQDGARLIRVPVAEITAVRSAGNYVEFILADGRRPLTRSSLGAALESLAHHGFVRTHKSWIVNKARVTGLKPEGSGDYAVEMGELEAPLSRRFPDALAALRG
- a CDS encoding acyltransferase family protein translates to MTTTAPSIDRRYDLDWIRVGAFFLLILYHTGMFYVPWEWHVKTPHVVEGLMPFMLLTNPWRLTLLFLVSGAATRFMADKTSVGKLTGARIARLLPPLLFAMFVIVPPQSYYQVVEHMASHPGSGLSVDNFWVRYVTSSGHWCGSDGECLTTPTWNHMWFVAYLLFYTLVLALILLVWRAAGERIQSGAERVLKGVGLFVWPILLLGLLRAMLYAKYGETHALVGDHYVHAVSFSAFLLGFGLAKSEVLRDRLIAVRWPALVLAVAAWAVWSVYVWTYRHDTPVPSPQLKLAMRFVFATDTWCAIVAILGFGAKHLTRGGPALRYLTLGVFPFYLVHQTLIVVMAYHLAKLGLPQALEGTILVAATFAGCFATYEIVRRIPGVRILFGLKGQPAGARASRPPALA
- the astD gene encoding succinylglutamate-semialdehyde dehydrogenase — its product is MSGFIDGKWRSGQGPELISTDPATGDAVWRGATATEADVGQAVQAARRAFSDWADRPREERIAVLRRYKEVLVERAAAFAEALSRETGKALWETKAELGSMAGKVDLSIKAYDERTGVTENAMPFGRAVLRHRAHGVMAVLGPFNFPGHLPNGHIVPALLAGDTVVFKPSEETPLAGRLMVEALEAAGVPAGVVNLVQGGRETGQALINQEIDGLLFTGSAAAGAFFRRHFADRPDVILALELGGNNPLVVWDADDAEAVAALVVQSAYITTGQRCSCARRLIVPDGAFGKAVIEATAAMADRLTIGPWSSENEPFMGPLISSRAAESARAAAQRMGGDHIRVLGPAEGLSGAFVTPGLVDVTGLETPDEELFAPWLQVRRVSNFDDALKAANATRYGLSAGLISNESKHWDKFLNRIRAGVVNWNRPTTGAAGSMPFGGLGASGNHRPSAYYAADYCAYPVASFEAEGVANTIKDIKGLRP